GGCGATGGGCCCGGGTCGCGGGGCGCGGTCGCGCCAGCCCTCGGGCAGCATGTGGTCGAGCAGGTCGTCGACGGTGACCGCGCCGATCAGCCGGCCCTCGTCGTCGACCACGGGGGCGGCGACGAGGTTGTAGGTCGCCAGGTGGGCGGCCACCTGGTCCATCGAGGCGTCGGCGCGCAGCGGGTCCATCGAGTCGTCGAGCGCCGCCGCGACCAGGGTCGAGGGCGGCTCGCGCAGCAGCCGCTGGATGTGGGCGGCGCCGAGCAGCCTGCCCGTCGGCGTCTCGAGCGGCTGGCGGCAGACGTAGACCAGCGCGGCCAGCGCGGGGGTGAGCTCGGGGTTGCGCACGTGGGCGAGCGCGTCGGCGATGGTGGCGTCGGGGGAGAGGATCACGGGCTCCGGCGTCATCATCGCGCCGGCGGTGTTGTCCTCGTAGGACATCAGGCGCCGGACGTCCTCGGCCTCGTTGGGCTCCATCAGCCCGAGGAGGGTGGCCGCGGTCTCCGGGTTGAGGTCGGCGATGAGGTCGGCGGCGTCGTCGGCCGACATCTCCTCCAGCACGTCGGCGGCGCGCTCGGAGTCGAGGTGCTCGAGGATCTCGACCTGGTCCTCCTCGGGCAGCTCCTCGAGCACGTCGGCCAGGCGCTCGTCGTCGAGGGCGGCCACCACGGCCGTACGCCGCTCGGGCGGCAGGTCGTGGATCATGTTGGCGGCGTCGGCGGGCCGCATGTCGTTGAGCGCGGCGATGAGGTGGGTGGCGCCCTGCGTCGGCTCCTGCCGGGTGAGGCCGGTGATGTCGCGCCACTCCACGACGTGGGTCTGGCCGCGGCGCCGGAAGCCCTTGCTCGGCTCGCGGACGGCGACCCGGGACAGCACCCAGTCGCGGTTGCGGG
This genomic stretch from Nocardioides renjunii harbors:
- a CDS encoding magnesium transporter MgtE N-terminal domain-containing protein codes for the protein MSTTPTRVFVARLVGLPIFDPQGDQVAKVRDLVVALRTETSQPRVLGMVAEVFGRRRIFVPMTRITAIDSGQVHTTGLLNMRRFEQRSTETLVMGQMLDRTVSIKDPGRGEPITGVVYDVAMEQARNRDWVLSRVAVREPSKGFRRRGQTHVVEWRDITGLTRQEPTQGATHLIAALNDMRPADAANMIHDLPPERRTAVVAALDDERLADVLEELPEEDQVEILEHLDSERAADVLEEMSADDAADLIADLNPETAATLLGLMEPNEAEDVRRLMSYEDNTAGAMMTPEPVILSPDATIADALAHVRNPELTPALAALVYVCRQPLETPTGRLLGAAHIQRLLREPPSTLVAAALDDSMDPLRADASMDQVAAHLATYNLVAAPVVDDEGRLIGAVTVDDLLDHMLPEGWRDRAPRPGPIAGGTR